The DNA window ATTCTGGAACTTGTGAGTTTAATCTGGATGAAGTTCGAAGAGGGTTAAAAAACGTCATTGCAAAGTTGGAGCCAAATTTAGATGCACAAGTTGATTCAATAAATGAGGtattcttttgattattttatttatttatattaatcaacaaattttaaaattttaacacTTGTGTATACATTATTTTTGTAGATCAAAATTTTTGCAGACAAAAAGGGAGGCTTTGGAAGTGCTATTGCAGCAAGAGCATTACCAAAATCTTTACCAGGTTTCAACTTAATTCATACTTACATAAACATCCAAATCATATAAATgaagttaatatttttataatattaaaataataataataaatgaatgttattattactttgtttgtttAGCTGAATGGTGGCTTAACTACGGTGAAGATGCGCCAAATTTAAGGAATATTGCAGTGAAAATATTGAGTCAAACCTGCACATCCTCTGGTTGTGAGCGAAATTGGAGTACATGGTCATTAATTCATACAAAACTACGCAACCGTTTGGCAgttaaaaaattgcataaattagtTTTTGTGCATTACAATATGCGATTGAAGGTGAAAAATTTGATGCATCAAAGAGATACTGATGATTTCTACAACCCAATTGACTTGAATCACATTTTTCACCAAGATGATATATTGGATGATTGGATAAGAGAAAATGAACAACCCACATTGCCTGAAGATAATCTGGATTGGTTGGATAAGGGCATTCATCAAACTGAATCAGAAAGTAGTGAATATCAAGAACATGACAACGATGGTTTTGGTGATACATTGTCCCAATATATTaccaaaagaaataagaaaggTCTTGCTGCATCCTCAAGTAGGAAACAAAAAAGTAAGACTAAACAAACCAGTAAGCAGACTGTTCCGTCATCTTCAAATAAAAGTGACAGCagtaatgatgatgatgacaaTGGTGACAATGGAGATGGAGGGAACAATTCTTCCAGGCATAGTGGTTACAATCGAGATAGCCAACAAGCAGGAGGTATGTCATGGGCTCAAGGACAAGATAATTATTATGCCACTCAAGATACTGATCATGGCTATCGTCCTGGTATAGAAGCACAACGTCAATTCCTCAATGATTTAACTCAATTTTCAAGTGAGGATACTTTCTCTCACCATTCAGGGTCACAAAGATATAGAGGAGTCAATGATCAGATGCAAAATTTGGGTATATACTCAACTTATGAGCATGAATCTAATCAAAACCGTAGTACTAGTCAATTGGGATATGGCTATGACCAATCATATGGAATCACTCCTGACTATTACAGTGGATATCGGCCATTTGACAGACCTGGACAGGTTGAAAGGTCTACTAGCATTCATGGTAGTGGAtactatgaaaaagaaatagataAGTCTCATGATGGTTCTTCTTTTGATTCCAATAACATTGGATTTTATGGTCATGATTCTACTGCATCATATGGTACCAGCGATAGTGTTAACTATCGAGGGTTTGGATACTACCATCAACAAATCATCTCCAATCCAGAAGTTCTTCCGTCCAATGATTATGGAACATCTAGTCAATCCTCACATCCAGTAAATACACCAGATAACTCGTTTACACTACCTACTCAAGGTCCTATGCCACTTCCACATCTGTTTTACCATTCATCGACCAATCaggatgattttgaaccacatcgTCATTCTACTTGGTATTAACAGGTACGAAAATATAAAGTACTAGTATATCTTTTTACATATTTACCTTTTATCTAATatgatttctttttatttttggcaGGAGATTGATCAAAATATTCCAACTTTATGCTATAAATAAATCTTTAGTTTGTATTGTTAATGGTTGATATTACTTTTgcaattattagttttaaaattgTGGTCtatgttattttgattttatttgtgaTGCCATtgttttaaataattaaaagtacTTATCGTGTGTAATATGTATAAAAATAGtacattttacaaattttcttttgttattttttattatttttgtttagcatacttttttttatattattaacagtttttagaatattaaatgctttaaaatttgcgtctcacTAAGACCGTGACCGATATgccgagaccgatgtggaacgttcCGAGCCGCGAccacgactttgaaccatgactGCACATGGTTCGCCGTCGCGGATCGCGGCCGCGTCGCGGTCTCGGTTGTTCCACATCCGTCGCGGTATATCGGTTAAATATCGGGTGATACACATATTATAGTAtataaaaatttccaaaaaatctgaaaaattgctaaaaatagaaaataccattaaaaacacaattattaaattaaatttactaaataCCTACTATTTATTACCTAAAATTATCaaaactgtcgcgccccactttttgatatgATGAGTGTGGTGTGTgtgtggtgtgagatgtgagtggtgtaatggaatgtgaacgtgtgtaaatgaaaagtaaaaggccatgggacttgataatgcgacggtttggccatataaagttcaaaaagggttttttgtatcaaaaatggagtcgccacttggtatagggttagggtgtaccaagtcacccaaaaaatggttttttgtttttgaataaaaaaagtaaataaacccttttaaagaacttttgggtctacgtaaccaaaaagagggatcgggggtcacatttgacgaaggggaaggcaaggataaaaatccaaggcaccccttcgacctaaccaaggctagttgtgtgacttaaaccaatttttcctaatttttctacccaaggtatgtatcgcgtgttggatatgtctatatgaatgcaaaaacctagacctagggggacatggtggaaatttctcttcaaaggttgagtggtgccaatcacattaattgtgaagcccaataatgatcctttggagaggtcacacgtaatcctaaaggacgtaaaatgagtggaatgcatgccatgtgaaagtgtgagtttgtgtgaagtgagaaaaatgataaaagtaataagatataagtggaggtgtgcaaatgtctttgcaaGGTAAAGTAAGTTAAAgaataataaggtgaaaaatgccataaggtgcatgtgtgaagagagaatgtagaaagtagtgtgaagtgagaatgtgaaaAAAAggttagaatataaagtaagtgtatgtgatagtgaatgaatagaatgcatgaatcctataggaatgcatcaagacgggaacggggagtcctaactttgtgacttaatcttccctttgattagaaggcaaaactagcgtgctaaggctatcgagtagccacactcgctcgtttcccttatcgaaaggagactctcaagcaaatgagccctataactagtatgagatgcaaaacctaaaaatgaggggaaaaaggggttcgaggagcatgccaatgacaaaactaagaaaaatgcatgacatgtagtgaacatgcaaatatgcactaacaaaaggggatggcctattgggtctagcgttggactagccctttctgtgaattcctaatgaaataatgagccacaactagcattggactagtgtggtgacgtacattcatccatcacattcattcatggctatggaaagcgattagacatgccaaacacccataaacacatagcacataacaattagcatgcttgactagatgcaagaacctaataaagcaaattaacacatagcaactaagcatgcaagacacataaagcaattgaagccctaactattacatttgctagctaggcacatgtcttcaacaggtctttATCGAATGCTcatccaagccctatctattacaagccaagaggtgtacacataccccataatgaaatacttaaataaaaggcaaaagtaaatgaaataaatgaaaggaattaaagaaaggcaaggaaagcaacgtagacatgcaattcacacttagcacgttggatcacataggagaaatgaaaatcaaggagatagaggttacctcccttgtaattgggccccaatgaagtgaaatcacttatttatcctccaaaataaaagaaatggtcaaggtaccaatttatttgggaaaattaaagaaaataggcaaacacaagctcacttggtcataaagccttTAAAGTCATGATTTAaatgcaattgacaaagcatggtagttaattgaagcaaaacaaaacaatgaagttgcacaaattaaaattaccaaggaccaaattgatgaaattatttaattgattgggtcctagtggaacaaagAGAGACTTAGGGGGGCACAGTGCAATTTTcagaattatttcatgcaagctacgtagaAACAGAATTTTCTGCAATGAATTCAAATGAATAAACTGCTGCAACATTTTATAACTTCAGCAAATTTCTTTCCTTGTAACCATGTTCATGCCAATTCTTTATTCAAATCAAACACATTCATGCAAGAAGGAACATGCTGGAATTATTGTCTAATAAAATCAGCAAAACTTGGAACCAAAAATGGAAGAAAGCAATAAGACAAGGCCGTGAGTTTCTGGTTCAGCAAACTGCAATGCATTTTCCAGGATCATACAATCCAGATCATGCACAAGAAGAAAATCTGAAGGTACGTATTGCAACATTCACAAATTTCTGGATTTCATTTATCAGTAAACACCTCCACTAATAAATCATCGATCATTCAGCCTACAACAAGTCTGTCAAGCCCCCAAACCAGCAGAATTTGAGACTTACGCCTCTTATTGCTAAAACTTAACAATCAGAATCTCGCCAACCCCACAAAACAACAAACAACGAGACATTAAGACAGCAACCATGATAAAAGTCAAAGAGCCAAATGAAATATCACAAGATTCGTGCCTTTTGGACTTGGGTTCTCATGAATACAGCGTTAAAACAAGAAAGGGAGAAGCAAAAACGATCACCTGAATTGCTGGGACCGAAGCAAGAGTTTCTGCTGCGCTCTCGTTCGAAGTCGAAACTGGTGCGGCAGGGTCAGGGCAGCTCTTTCACGGACAGATTCGGTGATCTTGCAGTTGTTTTTTCTTCaagatttttgaataaaaatcgtTCCTTTCACTTTGTAGCTTGAGCAGATcctgaaattttcttaaaagcaTCTCAGATGGAAGAGGTGTTCACGTTCAAAGTCGGCTGAAAGCCAGCCTTTTTCTAAAATTCTGCAGCTTTTCTTTTCCCAGCTCACGGCTTCTCTTGTTTCTCTCTTTGCTTCACCCTTGCCCGAAGCCTTTCTTcccaaaaccagaaaaactcCTTCTTTCTCTCCATCCTTCTTTTCTTACTCTCAACCCAAACCCAGCTCTCTATCCGCCtacctctctttctttttcgtTTTTCTAGCCGTCAAACTTGCTCTATCCCTGTTGTTTCTCACCCCCCAGCTCTCCTTGCGGCTACTCTCAAAATGCAACCCTTCCACTAAACCCTTCATCCCACGGCTCTCCTACTCTCTTCCTTCCTCTCAGATTGCAGCCGTCAACCAAAAACCCTCTGATTTCTGTCCAGCCCTCACTAGCCTAGCTCCTTTGTCTCTGTCTATTGCTCTCTGTTTTTTCCAGCCgttcactctctctctctcgtttcTGTTTTCTGATGCCCGTAACTGCTGGAACTCTGCCCCTTTCTCCCCTTGCGGCTACCCTCAAATGCAAAACACCTTCTCCCAACCCTTCATCCTACGGCCTCCCTTTgctgcttctttttcttttcatttcaatcCCTACACCTTGCATAGAAGCTTCCTCTATTAGCCAGGTGTCTGGCCACCTGGAAACACCAGCCCTCTTCCTCTAAAAATTGCAGCCAAAGGGCTGCCCGAGCcctttcttgcaagctgcgcaaatacgcagcttgcatgtcacgacgcccctttttttttttttttttttcaaaataacttaacaaaaataagtaagatgctaaaaagattgattttaaaagacataaaacatatttttttggaacacttttctttttcctttgagaaattctagctaaaatggctaaaatgactaaaactaaaagtaaataaactaaatgtgacaattaaaaatagaacaaataaaaacgaatagtaaataaataaataaataataaaacaccaaaaatttggtgtctacactattTATTAcctaaaattatcaaaattgcctttttctaattaatttacCTAAAATCATTTTAACCAACATAATTGAGAtacatgaaaataaataaattatatttATGATCATTAAAATGTATCCAAATAATCACTATATATTTTCTAACTAAAATTTAGATAAGAGACtactaatacaaattaatcATATACTTAATAATATGTAAAAATTGTCAAAATGCATTACATAAATTTACAAATATTTAAATATCATATCTGaatactaaattaaaaaaattaaaattgataagttattttaaaagaagATGCGGACTTGAACTTGGGCCAAACTTGAAATTTAAGTGCTTCTAATTTTTCCTTCTATTTTTTTCCCTGTCTCTGGGTCTGGTACAAAAGCCCAGCTTCTCCACCAAACATGTGACAATTGCCGCAATGTGGAATTAGAGAGTGAAACCTGGCAAAGTGGGAGCCTGGTGTCTTTGGGATTATTAAATGGGTGCCGCTCTCTCAAAGCTCTGTCATTAGGCTCCTTTCATATGCTGAAACATCTCCGTATAAACTTACTGCCAAAGAATTGAGATGCTCTCGATTCCTCCGAGTGAGATTGGGAATCAAACTATCAAAGTAGCAATCTGACTTCACTAGTGTTGTTCCTCTGAGATTTAGCCGTCCCTTTCTTCGtttttcttctcaatttccCTTTCACCCTTTTCAATTTCCTCTCAGATTTAGCCGTCCCTTAGCTTGGTAATTTCCCTTTCACAGCCAGATTGAAGACCCCTTCGCCCAGTACAAATGACGAAGAAATTGAAGCTTCAGCTCTAGATTAGCCAGCCGTCaccttcattctttcttttgctttccctTTCCCTCTGTTTGTCTCCTTCCCTCTGCCGTCACCCTCTGTTTTTCTCCTCTCCTTCCTTCACAGCCGGACGATGAAGAAAGAACTCGCTTCTCCAAATAACCAATGGTGGCCAAAAGAACTCGCTTCTCCAAATAAATTGTGACCCtcgttctttcttttcccttttcctttctctctgtTTTCTCCCTCTCTGCTAATCTGAAGATATTCCCTCTCTGCAAAAGGCACCCAGAAATTGACGGTATGTTTCTCCCCTTATCTTCCCTTTCCCCTAAATCTTGTCTTTGTGgctgaaaaagaaaacaagaaagcatGGGAAATCGGAGAAAATCCGAGTCGAATCCGAGAATTTGGCTGATATCTTTCTACACGGTTCTAACTCGAAAAATATCGACTGATTCAAAGCGATTCAAATCGAATATGGTATAATCGACGTTTCG is part of the Coffea eugenioides isolate CCC68of chromosome 6, Ceug_1.0, whole genome shotgun sequence genome and encodes:
- the LOC113773978 gene encoding uncharacterized protein LOC113773978 — encoded protein: MTSKDIGWEHGKPVGGNRKIVRCNYCGKIMHGGITRLKEHVGHVIGQVEPCPRASSEVRDLMKMHLKIGKIQRATIKQKKEEILNSFQQESMHGNFNMVGDEEDEVFFEIDEESRMALEKKQMKQAIRESQYLQFLDEQRRHSVSGSRPSMFMSGNMGVGTSNPTTSENKRGLSPDNPYYQSMIDEIAKAGSGIKGPSAYQIGNEYLDEEFEELEKYLGDIYDKFSTFGCTLMCDGWSTRTKHPIINFMVYCDRHMIYHSSVDCTNIKKTAEYIFKLMDEVVEVVGKKNVVQVVTDSESSMKAAGQLLMKKRKNLFWSPCAAHCIDLMLEDIGKMDNVKETIAQGKKITSFIYNSDKVVNLMKTYTKKRELLRPELKRMCTSDEWAEFNNTTKRKAEAIKVAELILSEKFWKKVRNVCAIMEPLVKVLKTIDQDNKPTLPIIYEAMDRAKMAIQKSVKSWKTIWEVIDNRWYNQLHRDLHAAVRRGLKNVIAKLEPNLDAQVDSINEIKIFADKKGGFGSAIAARALPKSLPAEWWLNYGEDAPNLRNIAVKILSQTCTSSGCERNWSTWSLIHTKLRNRLAVKKLHKLVFVHYNMRLKVKNLMHQRDTDDFYNPIDLNHIFHQDDILDDWIRENEQPTLPEDNLDWLDKGIHQTESESSEYQEHDNDGFGDTLSQYITKRNKKGLAASSSRKQKSKTKQTSKQTVPSSSNKSDSSNDDDDNGDNGDGGNNSSRHSGYNRDSQQAGGMSWAQGQDNYYATQDTDHGYRPGIEAQRQFLNDLTQFSSEDTFSHHSGSQRYRGVNDQMQNLGIYSTYEHESNQNRSTSQLGYGYDQSYGITPDYYSGYRPFDRPGQVERSTSIHGSGYYEKEIDKSHDGSSFDSNNIGFYGHDSTASYGTSDSVNYRGFGYYHQQIISNPEVLPSNDYGTSSQSSHPVNTPDNSFTLPTQGPMPLPHLFYHSSTNQDDFEPHRHSTWY